In Luteibacter mycovicinus, a genomic segment contains:
- the gloA2 gene encoding SMU1112c/YaeR family gloxylase I-like metalloprotein, translating into MLEAIHHVAIICSDYAKSKAFYTDTLGFRVVHEAYREARDSWKLDLEVSPGVQIELFSFPSPPKRSSRPEAQGLRHLAFSVGDIDAVVATLAERGVDCEPIRVDEFTGKRFTFFADPDHLPIELYEN; encoded by the coding sequence ATGCTCGAGGCCATTCACCACGTCGCGATCATCTGCTCCGACTATGCGAAGTCGAAGGCGTTTTATACCGACACGTTAGGATTTCGCGTGGTGCACGAGGCGTATCGCGAAGCGCGTGACTCGTGGAAGCTGGACCTGGAGGTGAGCCCAGGCGTGCAGATCGAGCTGTTTTCGTTTCCGTCGCCGCCGAAGCGGTCGTCACGGCCGGAGGCGCAGGGGCTGCGGCACCTGGCGTTTTCGGTAGGCGATATCGATGCAGTCGTGGCGACGTTGGCGGAGCGTGGTGTGGATTGCGAGCCGATTCGTGTGGACGAGTTTACGGGGAAGCGGTTTACCTTCTTTGCCGACCCGGATCATTTGCCGATTGAGTTGTATGAGAACTGA
- a CDS encoding DUF2461 domain-containing protein, translating into MAQTYFTPATFRFFKSLMRNNNREWFQDHKADYERHVREPFLQLIGDLDAPLKKISPHYRADTRKVGGSLYRIHRDTRFANDKQPYKGWQGSRFFHERRHEIQAPGFYLHIQPGECFAGGGMWHPEPPVLKKLRDFLADNPDSWKRATHGKAFRERFEFWGESLTRPPRGFDPNHELIEDLKRKNFAAGQNFDEEMACSSELLPFVVDSFRRLAPMVDYLCAAQELEF; encoded by the coding sequence ATGGCCCAGACTTATTTCACGCCTGCGACCTTTCGTTTCTTCAAGTCGCTCATGCGCAACAACAACCGCGAGTGGTTCCAGGATCACAAGGCGGATTACGAGCGTCACGTACGCGAGCCGTTCCTTCAGCTGATCGGCGACCTCGACGCGCCGCTGAAGAAGATCAGCCCGCATTACCGCGCCGATACGCGCAAGGTCGGCGGCTCGCTGTATCGCATTCATCGCGATACGCGCTTCGCCAATGACAAGCAGCCGTACAAGGGCTGGCAGGGATCGCGCTTCTTTCATGAGCGCCGGCATGAGATCCAGGCGCCCGGCTTTTATCTGCATATCCAGCCGGGCGAATGCTTCGCCGGTGGCGGCATGTGGCATCCCGAGCCGCCCGTGCTGAAGAAGCTGCGCGACTTTCTCGCGGACAACCCGGATTCATGGAAGCGGGCGACGCACGGGAAGGCGTTTCGCGAGCGCTTCGAGTTCTGGGGTGAAAGCCTGACGCGGCCGCCGCGCGGGTTCGATCCGAACCATGAGCTGATCGAGGATCTGAAGCGGAAGAATTTCGCCGCCGGGCAGAATTTCGATGAGGAGATGGCGTGCTCGTCGGAGCTGCTTCCGTTTGTGGTGGACAGCTTCAGGCGGCTCGCGCCGATGGTGGATTATCTGTGTGCGGCGCAGGAGTTGGAGTTTTGA
- the sbcB gene encoding exodeoxyribonuclease I, with product MAEPTFFWHDYETFGSDPRRDRPSQFAGIRTDANLEIVGEPLMIYCQPPRDMPPQPAACLITGIAPQLTAREGLREADFAAAIHEQLSVPGTCTVGYNSLRFDDEFTRHLLYRNFYEPYGREWENGNSRWDLIDLVRLCQALRPDGIVWPTREDGLPSFRLEHLATANGLKQDRAHDALSDVEALIALARLIRRHQPKLWDWYFALRRKQRVFELLDVAAMTPVVHVSSRYPASRQCLTVIAPLAAHPSRAGEIIVYDLTADPADLLALDDGDVADRVFTSRADLPEGVERIALRTIKANNAPALAPLSVLKGADHTRLGLDMDAVERHLALLRQAEGLAEKVRRIYGQAGQFPPAEDPELALYGGFLPDADKRLLAEVRATPPDQLGSRGFTFRDPRYAELLFRYRARNWPETLSVQEHERWEAFRVARLTRRGPLTSLTLDEYQLELTALRALPGSPLPLLDELEAWGHELL from the coding sequence ATGGCCGAACCGACCTTCTTCTGGCACGACTACGAAACCTTTGGCTCCGACCCGCGGCGGGACCGTCCCAGCCAGTTCGCCGGCATCCGCACCGACGCCAACCTGGAGATCGTCGGCGAGCCGCTGATGATCTACTGCCAGCCGCCGCGCGACATGCCGCCCCAGCCCGCGGCCTGCCTGATTACCGGCATCGCTCCGCAGCTGACCGCACGTGAAGGCCTGCGCGAAGCCGACTTCGCCGCCGCGATCCACGAGCAGCTGTCCGTGCCGGGTACCTGCACCGTGGGCTACAACTCGCTGCGCTTCGATGACGAGTTCACCCGGCATCTCCTGTACCGCAATTTCTACGAGCCGTACGGTCGCGAATGGGAGAACGGCAATTCCCGCTGGGACCTGATCGACCTCGTGCGCCTGTGCCAGGCGCTGCGCCCCGACGGCATCGTCTGGCCGACCCGTGAGGACGGCCTGCCCAGCTTCCGGCTCGAGCACCTGGCTACCGCCAATGGGCTCAAGCAGGACCGCGCGCACGACGCGCTGTCCGATGTCGAAGCCCTGATCGCGCTCGCCCGCCTGATCCGCCGGCACCAGCCGAAGCTGTGGGACTGGTACTTCGCCCTGCGCCGCAAACAGCGTGTCTTCGAACTGCTGGACGTGGCGGCGATGACGCCGGTGGTGCACGTGTCGTCGCGCTATCCCGCCAGCCGCCAGTGCCTGACCGTGATCGCGCCGCTGGCGGCGCATCCGTCGCGCGCCGGAGAAATCATCGTCTACGATCTCACGGCCGATCCCGCCGATCTGCTCGCGCTGGACGACGGCGATGTGGCCGACCGCGTGTTCACGTCGCGCGCCGACCTGCCCGAAGGGGTCGAACGCATCGCGTTGCGCACGATCAAGGCGAACAACGCGCCGGCGCTTGCGCCGCTTTCCGTCCTGAAGGGTGCCGACCACACCCGCCTCGGCCTGGACATGGACGCGGTCGAACGCCATCTCGCCCTTTTGCGCCAGGCGGAAGGCCTCGCCGAAAAGGTGCGGCGCATCTACGGTCAGGCCGGCCAGTTTCCGCCGGCCGAGGATCCGGAACTCGCGCTGTACGGCGGCTTCCTGCCCGATGCGGACAAGCGGCTGCTCGCCGAAGTACGTGCCACGCCGCCCGACCAGCTGGGCTCGCGTGGCTTCACATTCCGCGACCCGCGCTACGCGGAACTGCTGTTCCGTTATCGCGCGCGCAACTGGCCCGAAACCCTCTCGGTACAGGAGCACGAGCGCTGGGAGGCGTTTCGCGTCGCGCGCCTCACCCGCAGGGGCCCGCTGACCTCGCTCACGCTCGACGAATACCAGCTCGAACTCACCGCCCTCCGCGCCCTGCCCGGCTCCCCGCTGCCCCTGCTCGACGAGCTGGAAGCGTGGGGCCACGAACTGCTCTGA
- the epmA gene encoding EF-P lysine aminoacylase EpmA, producing MTADHRRKGWLPPGREALRLRAETLGRIRAFFLERGVMEVETPMLSAAGNTDPNIQSFTASFTGHVDAGARERWMRTSPEFPLKRLLAAGAGDIYELGRVFRNGEAGGRHNPEFTMLEWYRVGWDDVKLAREVIDLLERLLVQAGKTFGVYETTYRGLFHDALGIDPLVDPVEKLQAAMTGTEIDGEGLERDDWLDLVLTHRIQPFFPRDRITVVYDFPASQCALARIRHDDPPVAERFEAYVGPYEVANGYHELNDPAEQRARFERDNAKRRERGDREVPIDERLLGVLADMPDCAGVALGVERLLMVLAGTDAIADVLAFPFSEA from the coding sequence GTGACGGCGGACCACCGCCGAAAGGGCTGGCTCCCGCCGGGGCGCGAGGCCTTGAGACTGCGGGCGGAGACGCTGGGCCGGATTCGCGCGTTCTTCCTCGAGCGCGGCGTGATGGAGGTGGAGACGCCCATGCTTTCCGCCGCCGGAAACACGGATCCCAATATCCAGAGCTTTACGGCCAGCTTCACCGGCCACGTGGATGCCGGTGCGCGTGAGCGCTGGATGCGTACGTCGCCGGAGTTTCCGCTGAAGCGCCTGCTCGCAGCGGGCGCGGGTGACATCTATGAGCTGGGGCGCGTGTTTCGCAACGGCGAGGCGGGCGGCAGGCACAACCCCGAGTTCACCATGCTCGAGTGGTATCGCGTGGGCTGGGATGACGTGAAGCTGGCGCGCGAGGTGATCGATCTGCTGGAGCGGCTGCTGGTGCAGGCGGGGAAGACGTTCGGCGTATACGAGACGACGTATCGCGGACTGTTTCACGACGCGCTGGGCATCGATCCGCTGGTCGATCCGGTCGAGAAACTTCAGGCGGCCATGACCGGCACGGAGATCGACGGCGAAGGCCTCGAACGCGACGACTGGCTCGACCTCGTGCTGACCCATCGCATCCAGCCGTTTTTTCCGCGCGATCGCATCACGGTGGTGTATGACTTCCCGGCGAGCCAGTGTGCACTGGCGAGGATCCGTCATGACGATCCCCCGGTGGCCGAACGCTTCGAAGCCTATGTCGGGCCGTACGAAGTCGCCAACGGGTACCACGAGCTGAACGATCCCGCCGAGCAGAGGGCACGCTTCGAGCGTGACAACGCGAAGCGGCGGGAGCGGGGCGACCGCGAAGTGCCGATCGACGAGCGCTTGCTTGGCGTGCTCGCGGATATGCCGGATTGCGCGGGCGTCGCGCTGGGTGTCGAGCGCCTGCTGATGGTGCTGGCCGGTACGGATGCGATTGCCGACGTACTGGCATTCCCGTTTTCGGAGGCGTGA